The nucleotide window TTGCCTCCTTTATTGGTGACATTCGGTTTGTCCATTGTCATCCAGAGCGGTTTGCTTGAAATTTATTCGGCAGATGCCCGAGGCTTGGCCGCCGGGAACTTGGTGACGGATAGCTTGGCGCTGGGGGGCGGCTTGCATGTCGGGATATTGCCGTTGCTGATCATGGGGATGGCAATATTGGTGTTTGTCTTGCTGCAGCTGCTGTTTGCTCGCACACGCTTGGGCCGGGCCTTTCGGGCTGCCGCCGATGATCCTCAAATCGTGTCCTTGATGGGGGTGGACAATCGGCACGTGTATGCCCTGGCGATGGGCTTGGCCATGGCTGTGACTGCCATTGGCGGATTCTTCTTCGTGCTGGGGGCGAGTGTGGCGCCATCCGATGGCGGTGCGCGGCTGATATACGCCTTCGAGGCTGTGATTATCGGTGGCTTGGGGTCTTTATGGGGCACGCTGATCGGGGCCATCGTTTTAGGCGTGGCTCAATCTGTTGCCCTGCAGATCAACCCTGGCTGGGGCATTCTGGGGGGGCATCTGGCTTTTCTGTTGATACTCATGTTCCGGCCCTATGGCCTGTTTCCTGTCGTAAAGAACCATTGATTGGCCATGGCACATACCACCCAAGCTTCTGCATCGCGTTCTCCTGTCTTGTGCCGGAGCCTGTTCTGGCTGTTATTGCTGGGGGTTGGGCTGCTGGCGCTGGCCCCCTGGTGGGCCGGCCGAGCCAATTTGCGCCTGTTCAGCGAATTTTTCTATATGTTGGCCTTGGCCCAGATGTGGAACTTGCTGGCCGGCTATGGCGGGCTTTTGTCCATCGGCCAACAAGCCTATATCGGCATAGGCGGGTATGTTCTGGTGTTCTTTGGTCTTAAGCTCGGTATTGATCCCTTTCTGACAATTCCTTTGGCAGGTCTGGTCTGTGGGCTTCTGTCGCTGCCTTTTGGCGCCTTGATGTTTCGCCTGAAAGGGGCTTATTTTGCAGTCGGAACTTGGGTGTTGGCTGAGATCTGTCGCCTGGTTCTGGCCAATATCAGCGATTTTGGCGGGGGCTCAGGCCTGTCTGTCACGGCGACCTTACGCGGCATCCCAGCCTGGTGGCGCGAATCCATCACCCTGTGGTCGGCCTTGGCGCTCGGGGTGGGGGCGACCGCCTTTGTGTATTTCTTGCTACGCTCACGTCATGGGCTGGCCTTGACCGCAGTGCGGGACAATGTCCGGGCCGCCGCCAGTCTGGGGGTGTCCACAAGGCGGATTCAGTGGTTTGTGTATGTGTCGTGTGCCGTGGGTTGCGGCATGACCGGCGCCTTGATTTTCATCACCAAGCTGCGGATTTCACCGGATGCCGCCTTTTCGATTGATTGGATGGTCGCGATGATTTTTATTGTCGTGATCGGCGGCATCGGGACTATCGAAGGCCCACTTCTGGGTACGCTGCTTTATTTTATTTTGCGCGAACAGCTAAGTGACTATGGCAGCTGGTACCTGATTTTTGTCGGCATGCTGACTGTCGGCGTGATGCTCTGGAATCCTCGTGGCTTATGGGGTAGTCTACAGACTCGTTGGAATTTGGATGTTTTTCAGGTGCGCAGGCACCTGAAAAGACTATCATAGGTAAAAATTTCCGTCAGACGTGCGTGTAGCGTCACCCTGATCTGTTTCATGGGATCCTGATCGGCATGGGGAGACCGTCTCAGCAATTCCCGCGTCATGGCCGATCCGCCAGGGGCTGGGTTGGCGTGTTTATGTTGGGGCTGTGTTTGTTGGTCCTGCGCTTGCCCCTGGCTGAAGCGCAGCCGCTGCATGCCTTGTGTGACATGATTTCACTATCGGTCCAGCAGACTGAATCACCAGCCCTGCCCGATTTGTGCTTTGTTCGGGATGATGATCATGTCCTGACTCCCCAGGATGTGCTCAGTGGTCGTTGGCCCATGCAGAAACGCGCTGCGGATCAGTTGGCCTTTGCCCAGACACAGGCAGCCTATTGGGTCTATATTCCCGTCCATAACGCCGACGCTCAAGATCGGACCTGGTTTTTGCAGCTTAATTATCCCTTGCTGGATCAGGTGGATTTCTGGGTATTTGACCTGGGTGCCGATGACCTCCAGGCAGCTCCCAAGTTGCTGGATTTTGTGCGGATGGGCGATGCTGTACGCTTTGATGCCCGGCCAGTCAAACACCGCCTGTTTTTCCTGCCTTTGCATCTTGATCCAGGACAGTCGCTGGGGATTGTGCTGCAGGTACAAAGCAACGGCGCGCTGAATCTGCCTTTATCCCTGACGACGGCGCGTGCCGCCCTGGAAACCACCCAGACCCATAGCCTGGGCCAGGGCATGTTCATGGGGGCCATGCTGCTGCTGGCGGTGTTCAATCTTGTATTGTTCGTGCGTTTGCGCATCTGGCAGCCTTTTTTCAATGCGCTGTATGTCCTCTGTGCCGGCCTGTTCATTACCTCGATGTCAGGCCTCACGTTTCAGTATTTATGGCCGGATTTTCCCTGGCTGGCCAATCTTTCTATTCCACTCACAGAGGTCCTGGCGATCCTCAGCCTGTTGCTGTTCACCCGGCATTTTCTGGATGTGAACCGCCAGGCATGGCCGCGACAGGCGCAGGCGATTCGTGGCTTGTTCTACCTGGGGCTGGTTTTGTTGCTTGCCTGCTTTTGGCTGCCATACGCGTTGATCACAAAGATCAATACCGTGTTTGCCCTGTCCAGCATGGTGCTGATGTTTGGCATCAGCATCCGTCATGCCCTGCACGGAGAGCGCATGGCGCGCTTATACCTATTTTCCTGGCTGCTGTTTTTTGCAGGCTTTCTGTTGTATGGATTGGCGGCCTTTGGCCTGATTCCTGGGTTTTTAGCCCAGGAACGCTGGATGCAGATCGCCTTGGGCAGCCAGATTTTTTTACTGACCTATGCCGAGGTCATGCAGTTGCGCGAACTCATGGATCGTGCCTTGCAGATCGAGTCTGCAGCCCGCAGCTCATTGCAGCAGCAGGTTCAGTTGCGCACTGCCGACCTGGAGACCACCATGGGGGCTTTGGAGCAGGCCAACCAGCAGTTGCTGGCACTGAGCCAACGAGACGCCCTGACGGGATTGCTGAATCGTCGGGGCCTGGATGAATCCCTGGCTCAGCTTTTGCGCCAGAGCGAACGATCCGCCGATTTTCGGCTGGTGCTGGTGATTTTCGATCTGGATCATTTCAAGCGGGTCAACGACATTCATGGGCATGATGCCGGTGATGTGGCGTTGCAGTGGGTGGCGGAAGTTTTGCGTAATCTGTTGCGTCGCCAGGCAGACGTTCTAGGCCGCTTTGGCGGCGAGGAGTTCGTCGTCCTGATGCCGGGGACAGCGCTGGATGGCGCCATTGCGCTGGTTGATCGCTTGCTGGATCATATTCGTCGGCATCAGGTGACTTTGCCTGATGGCAGCCAGCTTCAGATTACCCTGAGCGCCGGGCTGGCGGCCTGGCAGGCTGGAGACACAGCGCAAGTCCTGTTCAGACGGGCCGACACTTATCTGTACCAGGCCAAGGCCCGGGGACGAGATTGCCAGGTGTCTGCGGCTTCGTCAGGCTAGGATCACCTGACCCACCTGACGACGCAAGGCCTCAAGACCGTCTGTGCCTTGCGCGGCCTGGTTGGTGTACAGCCGGTGTATGTGTTTGGCCGGGCAGTAGGTTTCGCGGCTGGCTGTGCCGATCTTGCTGTGGTCGGCCAAAATCCAGGTTTCATTGGCCTTTGCCGACATGGCGCGGGCGATGATTGCCTCGTCGTGCAGGAAACTGGCTGCGCCTTGTTGTGCATTGACCGCAACTGGCGACAGCAGGGCGATGTCGGCGTGGAAATCCTGAATTTTCAGAATGGTGGATGAACCAGAGGTGGAAAAGAGTTCAGCGTTCAGCGTGCCGGGCAGGATGAATACTTGATTATCGGGCACCGATCTGGCTTCGGTGAAGCATGCTGCGGCACTTAGGGAATTGGTAATCAAGGTCAGGCCGCTGAGTTGTGCCAGCTCGCGTGCCAGAATAGTGGTCGTGCTGCCCGCATCCATGAATAAGGTCAGGGGCGTGCGCAGTTGCTGGGCCACCACCCGGGCGATAGTTTTTTTCGCAGCCACATGGATGGTATTGCGTTTATCCAGTGGCGGCTCGTCGCTCAGGTGGCGTGCGCCGCCATGCACACGCTGCAGCAGGCCCAGGGCTTCCAGCTCCAGGAAGTCCCGCCTGACGGTCTCGCGTGAGACACCCAGTTCATGCATGGTGTCTTCTGTAGAGATATGTTCATGTCGTTGCAGCAGCGAACGGATTTTTTGATGGCGTGCTTCTGCCCACATATCAGTTGACTCCTGCGTTCAGGTTGGGACGGACATAATGTACCAGCGCACGCATCATCAGCATCGCCACTGACACCACCAGGATGATGATGGTGGAAAAGGCCGCTGCCTGGGATACAAAGCCAGATTCGTTCAGGTGCATGACCGAAACAGCCGCCATATTCAATTCCGGGGTAACCAAGAAGATGACGGCGGATAAAGTCACCATGGAGCGCATGAACAAGAAGAAGAAAACCGCCATGATCGTGGGCGCGATGATTGGAAAAATGGCATCCGCCATGATATGCCGGGCGCGGCCTCCCAGGCAGGCTGCGGCTTCTTCCAGGGCGGGCGGCACCATGCGCATGCCCGTCGCCATCGTCAGGAACCCTTGGGTGTGGTAATGGTAGAAATTACACAGGGCAATCAGGATGGCCGTGCCGTACATCCAGTGCAGGGGATAGGCTGGGTCATTGAAGGCAAAAATGTACGATAAGCCCATGACCAGACCGGGGACGCCGACGGGCAGCACCGCCAACAAGTAAACCGCCTTGGCCAGGCGGCCCTTCAGGCTGCGTACGCCATAGGCCAGTAGAAACAGCAGCACGATGCCGACCAGGGCCGCCACGATGGAGACATACAAGGTGGTCCAGATTGGCTGGTAGCCGGTGGAAATATTGATATCGAAGTTGGCCAGCGTCAGGGTCATGTTATAGGGCCATAGCTTGACGAAGCTGGCGAAGACCACCACGACAATAATGGCCCAGATCGCCAGGCAGGTGACGTGGGTGATCGATCCCAGGACGAGATCCCGCCAGCGTGACGGCTCGGGTTTCATGGGGATGCGGTTTTCCGAGCTTCCGCCAAACTGCTTCTGTGTGGCCACGCGTTCTATGTAGACCGAGACCAGGGCGGGCAACAGCAGGATGATGCCCACGACCGAACCCATGCCGAAGTTCTGCTGGCCGGATACCTGATTGAAAATTTCGGTGGCCAGCACGCGATAGTCGCCCGCAATCACCGCTGCGTTGCCAAAGTCTGTGATGGTGATCGTGAAGACCACGAATCCAGCACTAAGCAAGCCGAATTTACAGTTGGGCAGGGTGACATGGAAAAACTGCTGCAACGGCGTGGCACCCATGACAGTGGCTGCATCGTAGTAGCGTGCATCGGCGTTGCGCAGTGCGGCCTGAATAATCATGATGGCTTGTGGCAGTGCGTAGAACACGTCGGACAACAGCAGGCCCCAGTAGCCGTAGATGTTCTGCTCGATCCCGGTCCAACGGAACAGCAATCCATTGCGGCCCAACAAAAACAGCAGCCCAAGCCCCTGAACCAGCGACGGCGCCAACAGGGGCAGCAGCAAGCTGAGTCTGACCCAGGGTTTGCCAAAGATCGCGCAGCGTTCGATGGCGTAAGCCATGGGAAACCCCAGGACCAGGCAGATCAAGGTTGTGCTGACGCTGATGGCGAGGCTGTTGACCCCGGCCGTCACCAGCCCGGGTGTAGAGGTGATGGATGCATAGTTATCCAGCCCCATGGTGCCGTCATATTGGATGAAGCTTTGCCAAAAGATGGTCAACAGCGGGTAGCCGAAAAACAGAATCAGCGCCAGGGTTGGGATCCCGACGCAAACCCAGGTAAGCAGTTGTTCCGGTGATATCGGCAGTTGCCACTGGCTGCTGTTGCGGGACAGGGGGGCCGTCTGAGAAGCATTCATGGCGGTTTCCTAGGGGGTCACCCAGCAGCCTTGGCCGGGGCGGATCGCGGGGCGTACTTGTTGGCCTTCGTGGATGTCTGTGCATGCATGCTGTTCGACCACCAACTCGCGGCCTCCCCAGTACAAGGTCATGCGGCACAGATTGCCCAGGAAGGTGATGTTCTTGATGGTGGCCGGCCCGCTGGTATCTGGGATTAACTGGATGTGTTCAGGACGAATGCACAACAGCGCATCGGCGGCGGGGAGTTGCGTGGATTGCCGCGCTGTGGCATCCGGTGCATAAGTGCCGATCCAGTCGCGGGGCAGCAGGTTGCTCAGGCCAATGAAGTCGGCCACGAAGCGGGTTTTGGGCGCGTGATACAGCGTCTGGGGCGGTCCGACTTGCTCGATCTGGCCATTGTTCATGCAGACGACGGTATCGGCCAGCATCAGTGCTTCTTCCTGGTCATGTGTGACCATGATGGTGGGGATTTTCAAGCGGCGCTGCACATCGAGGATTTCACGCCGCATGTCGTTGCGCACGCGCGCATCCAGGGCGGATAGGGGCTCGTCCAGCAGGATCAAGCGGGGATTGACGGCCAGGGCGCGGGCCAGCGCTACCCGTTGCTGCTGACCGCCGGATAGCTGCCAGGGAAATCGGTCCGCCAAATCCGGGACACGGATCAGCTGTAATAGCTCGTCGACCCGTTGGCGGATCTGGGCAGAGGGTTCTTTGCGGATGCGCAGGCCATAAGCGATATTTTCACGGACCGTCATGTTGGGAAACAGGGAATACGACTGAAAGACAATCCCAAAATTGCGGCTGCGTGGGGGCATTTGACTGAGATCCTGCCCGTCGAAGGTCAGCGTGCCGCCGTCGGCCTGCAGCAGTCCGGCGATGATTCTCAGCAAGGTCGTTTTGCCGCAGCCGCTAGGCCCTAGCAGGCAGACAAAATCATGCGGGCCGACCGTCAGGTTGATGTCTTTGAGTGCTTGAAAGTCGTCGAATGATTTTTGTACATGGGAGATTTCCAGGCTCATAAGGCCCTCCGAGGCGGCCTGGCACTTGCCTGGCCTGGATGGATGGGGGAAGCGCTGAACCGACCGGCTTCTGGGTTGTCGCTGTGGGTCGGGTCAGGTTCAGCGCCTGGTGGGTGTTAGCGCGCAGTGACCTGCTGCCATTTCTTCAGGACTTCAGCACGTTCAGCGGCTGATTTCTCGAAGTCGATGGGATAGAGAATCTTGTCGACGTCGGTGGGCAGGCCCGCCCGGCGTAACTGTTCGGAGGGTTCAGCGCCGGGGATGGTCACGATTTCCTTGTATTTCTTGTATAGGCCGGCGGCTTCTGGCGATAGTGTCCAGTCCAGGAATCGCTTGGCGTCTTCAGGGTTCTTGGCGGTTTTGACAATCCCCGAGGCCTCAAGCTCGTAGCCGACCCACTTGGAAGGGATGACCATTTCCACAGGAAAGCCAGCTTCGATCGACTGCATGGCGGGAAAGGCAAATGAGATCCCGATTGCGTATTCGCCGGTGCGGGCCATTTTGCAGGGTTTAGAGCCAGAGCTGGTGTACTGGGCGATGTTTTTGTTCAAGTCGGTGATCAGTTCCCAGCCTTTCTCGTCGCCCAGGCCTTGCAGGATGGCGGCAATTTGCAGCCAGCCCGTGCCGGACGCCGCTGGATTCGGCATGACGATCTCGTCTTTGTAAATGGGTTTCGTCAGGTCTTCCCAGGAGGTGGGTACGGGCAGGTTTTTGGATTTCAGTCGCTCTGTGTTGGCACAGAACGCTGCCATGTAGCCCGTCGCGGCGAACCATGTGCCGTCTTTGCCACGGTAGATTGCCGGCAATTTTTTAGCTGCTTCCGGTTCGTACTGAATCAGCTCGCCATGGATGCGGGGATCCAGCATGTTGGTGACGGCAAATCCCCAGATGACTTCGGCGCGTGGATTCTTCATTTCTGCCAGCAGCCGTGCCGCCATATCGCCTGTGGAGAGGCGTAATACATGGAATTGCACATCCGGCATGGCGATCTTTGCGGCTGCCATGTAGTCCGTGACTTCGTCATCCTCCAGGGCGGTGTAGATGGTCAGGGGCTTGGCGTACGCAGTCTGCATTAAGCCGACGCAGAGCAGCGCCGTTGCAGCAGCCAGAGGGGTTTTGAGGAAGCGTTGCATGTATGTCTCCTGCTGTTGTGAAAGAGCCGGTCTGGGCCGGATCGGTGGGAAGTCGCCTGGAGGATACGTGCTTGTGACAGCCTCGCAAGCGGTCAATCAAATACACTGCATGTTGTTATTTTGTGGAAAGTTGCAAAAATAAGCAATACCTTGGAGAATACTTTTTACGCGCACGCCGCACCCTTTTTTCAGGAGACTGAAATGCATATGCCATCTGTGGAACCGGTTTGGACAGACGAAGTGCTTGATTTTGCACAGGGCCTTGCGAGTCAGGCGCGTACCATTGCCCTGCGCTGGTTTCGCCATCAGCCGGATATCGAGCTCAAGGCGGATGACAGCCCCGTGACGGTGGCGGATCGGGGGGTCGAAGCGTTTTTGCGGGACGAAATTGCCAGACGCTACCCAAACCACGGCCTGCTGGGCGAGGAATTCGGCATGCAGGCGGGCGATGCCGAGGTCTTGTGGTCGATCGATCCGATTGATGGCACCCGCAGCTTCATCACCGGCAATCCCTTGTGGGGCTGCTTGCTGGCGGTGCTGCACCAGCAGCAGCCTTTGATTGGCATTGTGGATATTCCCTACATGGCCGAGCGTTGGGTGGCGGTGCGTGGGCGCGGCTGCTGGCTCAATGGTGAGCGCTGCCGGACCAGCAAGACGACAGATCTGGCGCAGGCAGTGTTGCAATCCACGTCGCCGGACTTGTTTTCTGATGCGGATCTGCAAGCCTTCGAACACTTGAGCAAGGCGGTGCATTTGCGTCGTTTTGGAGGGGATTGCTATGCCTATGCCTTGTTGGTCAGTGGGTATGTGGATCTGGTGGTCGAGACACGCCTGATGCCTTATGACTATCTGCCCCTGATTCCCCTGATCCAGGAGGCCGGAGGGGTCATCACGGATTGGCAAGGGCAGCCCCTTGGGCTTGGGTCGGATGGCCGGGTCGTCGCAGCGGCCAATGCCGTATTGCACCGACAGGCATTGGCGCGGCTGACCGCCCAAGCTACAGGATGTTGACCCCGGGGCGCAGTCGGGTATAGGGCAATGCATGCAGGTCGGCGGTATTCGCGCCAGGTGATTGAACCACCAGGATGTGGTCGGCCAGGGCGCCGAAATCTGCGCGAAAATGGACTGAGCTTTTCAGCACTAGAATCCGGTAATCGCGTGGGTCGGCCCCCAGGTGATGGAACATGGCCTGGTCAGCTGCTTGTTGCTTGCGGCTGGATACCAGGATTTCTAGATCAGTTCCCTGTACGCGCACGCGTGTCATCGGGCCCAGGTCCATCCGGCAGCCCAAGTAAAACGGTCCGGTGCCGGTCAATTGGCCGCTGCCCAGCGCCAGCACCTCGTAGGGGCCGGGCAGCGGCGGGCCCCCGGGGCTGCTGCGGCCACCCAGTGTCATGTTCAGGATGGCGCCCACGCCGGCCTGGTGGGCAGCCTGCGCGAAATCGGCATCACACAGCAAGGCCACTGCGGCATTCGAAATACCATGAGCCAGCAGGGCCTGCGCGATTCCCGTTGTATCGCCTGCCCCGCCGCCGCCCGGATTGTCTTGCGTATCCGCCAGGATATAACGGGCTGCCGGGTGTGCGGCAGCGGCCTGCAGCGCTGCCTGCGGGGTATGCAGGTGTCCGCAGAAAGCAGACTGGTGCCGTCGGACCTGTGCCAGCAGCGCGTCTGCGCCTGCCTGGGCCAGTTCGGGGCTGATGGCGTAGGCCAGGACGGCAGGCCCGGATGCTGGCGTGTCGGAATTGGGGAAACCCGGGATGAACTGGACCTCGGGCCGATCAGGGGCTTCCAGGGCGCGTCCCTGGGCCATGATCTGCCCTGCGGGCTCGTCGCCCAGGGTGCTTTGCCAGGGCATCGAGACCAGGAAATCCAGCTTGTGCCATGCAGCGTGAAACACTTCGCCCGCCAGTATCCGTCGCAGCATTTGTGCGGCGCGGGCTCCTGTGGCGGCCATGTCTACATGCGGGTAGCTGTGATAAGCCACCATGGCCTGGGTCTGGTCGACCATGGCCTGGGTGATGATGGCATGAAAGTCCAGGGCCGCGACATAGGGCAGGTGGGGGCCGGTGATGGTGCGCAGTCGCTGCAGCAAGACGCCTTCGGCGTCGTCCAGGGTCTCGGTCACCATCGAACCGTGCAGGTCCAGAAACAGGGCATCCAGTGGGCCGGATAGTCGCAACAGGGTTTCCAGGCGTGCAACGATGTGCTCAAAGGCCGTGTCGGATACGGGGCCGGACGGGTTGGCCGAGCACCAGAGCAGTGGCACCAGCTCGTGTCCGTCCGGTTGCATGGCTGCAATAAAGCCGCTGACCGCAAGATTCATGTCCTGGGTAGCGGCCAGCAGCGCCTGGCCTTCGACCAGGCCTGGCCAGGCGTCCGCTTCGATGAAGCGTTCCAACACCGTGGGGCCGGGCGCGAAGGTATTGGTTTCGTGCAGAAACCCCAGGATGCCGATGCGTGCCATGGCTATAGCTTCCCCTGGATGGCGTCGCTCAGGATGGCGTCGTATTGCGCCGGCGTGAAGGCGATGGGGTTGGTGGCAGCGGATCCGTCCTGCACCGCCAGAGCGCCGACCTTGCCGACTGCGTCGCCGGGGATGCCGATTTCCGTCAGGCTGTGGGGGATGTGGATGGATTCCCTGAGGGCCAGAACCCAGTCCAGGGTAGCGCTGAAGCTGGGTTTTTCCAGCCCCAGATAGCGGGCCAACCTGGTCATGGTGTCGGAAATCACCGACTCGTTGGCCTTCAGGACATAGGGCATCAGGATAGCGTTCAACATCCCGTGGTGCGCATCGTATAGCGCCCCTAATGGATGAGCCAGGGCATGCATGGCACCCAGGCCCCTCTGGAATGCGGTGGCCCCCATGCTGGAGGCCACCAGCATGTGGTGCCGGGCTTCCAGGTCGGCACCATTGTCTACGGCGCGTTTCAGGTATGCATGCACCAATCGGCTGCCCTCCATGCCGATGCCGACGGCCATGGGGTGATGCATCGGAGAACAAAGGGCTTCCAGGTTATGCGACAGGGCATCCATGCCGGTGGCGGCGGTCAGCCGGGCGGGCAGGGCTGTAGTCAGCTCGGCATCCAGGATGACGACGGCAGGCAGCATGTGGGCATGAAAAATAATGCGTTTGACATGGGCTTCGTCGTCGGTGATAACCGACGCCCGGCCTACCTCAGAGCCCGTGCCTGCCGTGGTGGGGACCGCCACGACCGGGGCCATGCCGCTGGTCTTCACGCGGGTGTAGTTGTCGCCGATGTCCTCGAAGTCCCACAGTGGCCGGTCTTGTCCGACCATCAGGGCGATGGCTTTGGCGGCGTCCAGGGCCGAGCCGCCCCCGAAGGCGATCACGCCGTCGTGGCTACCCTGGTGAAAGGCAGCAACCCCGTCAACCACGTTCTGGCCGGTGGGGTTGCCCTTGATGTGGGCAAAAAGCCCGCAGTTCAGCCCTGCGTCCTGGCAGGCCTGGACCGCATCTGCAACGATTGACAGGCTGGCCAGCCCCGGGTCGGTGATCAGCAGGGGGCGGCGCATGCCCAGGTTTTTGCAGTGCTCGGGCAGTTCCCGGATGCGTCCGGGCCCGGCCTTGATGGCGGTTGGGTAGTTCCAGTTGACAGTCAGATTGGTCATGACGCAGGTCTCCTACAGGGCGCGGAAGTGGTAGGACTTCACGCGGGTCAACATGTGATATCCATAGATGGAAAGAGAAATTCCGTGGCCGGTATTCTTGACGCCGGTCCAGGCCAGCGCCGGGTCCAGGTAGTCGCAGCGATTCATGAAGACCGTGCCGGTCTGCAGTTGTTGTCCCAGATGTCGGGCAGCATCCATGTCCTGAGTAAAGATAGCGGCGGTCAGGCCGTAGCGGCAGTCGTTCATCAGGTCCAGGGCCTGCTGATCCGTCGAGACCGGCATGATGCTGACGACCGGGCCGAAGCATTCTTCGTTCATGACCGGCATGTCGTGGTTCACCTGGGTCAGGATGCTGGGGGCCAGGTAGGTGCTGCCGGGCCGCGCCATGCCAAAATGTTCCGGATTGATGCAGTTGCGTGCGCCCAGGCTGATGGATTGCTGGATCGCGCCGCGGATCTCCTCGGCAGCGCGCTGGCGCACCACCGGTCCCAGGTTGGTATGCGGGTCCAGCGGATCGCCCAGCCGGTATTGTTCCGTCAGGGCGACGGCCTGATCGACGAATGCCTGATAGCGCGACTGATCGACATAAATCCGCTGGATGCCGCAGCAGGACTGCCCAGAATTGAAAAAGGCGCCGTCCACCAGGGTCTCGACAGCTTGATTGAGATCGGCATCGGCGCGGACATAGGCCGGGTCGTTGCCGCCCAGTTCCAGTCCGCGGCCGATAAATCGGCCCACGGAGGCTTCTTCGACTGCGGCGCCGCCCC belongs to Castellaniella sp. and includes:
- the hisN gene encoding histidinol-phosphatase, with the protein product MHMPSVEPVWTDEVLDFAQGLASQARTIALRWFRHQPDIELKADDSPVTVADRGVEAFLRDEIARRYPNHGLLGEEFGMQAGDAEVLWSIDPIDGTRSFITGNPLWGCLLAVLHQQQPLIGIVDIPYMAERWVAVRGRGCWLNGERCRTSKTTDLAQAVLQSTSPDLFSDADLQAFEHLSKAVHLRRFGGDCYAYALLVSGYVDLVVETRLMPYDYLPLIPLIQEAGGVITDWQGQPLGLGSDGRVVAAANAVLHRQALARLTAQATGC
- a CDS encoding M81 family metallopeptidase, whose amino-acid sequence is MARIGILGFLHETNTFAPGPTVLERFIEADAWPGLVEGQALLAATQDMNLAVSGFIAAMQPDGHELVPLLWCSANPSGPVSDTAFEHIVARLETLLRLSGPLDALFLDLHGSMVTETLDDAEGVLLQRLRTITGPHLPYVAALDFHAIITQAMVDQTQAMVAYHSYPHVDMAATGARAAQMLRRILAGEVFHAAWHKLDFLVSMPWQSTLGDEPAGQIMAQGRALEAPDRPEVQFIPGFPNSDTPASGPAVLAYAISPELAQAGADALLAQVRRHQSAFCGHLHTPQAALQAAAAHPAARYILADTQDNPGGGGAGDTTGIAQALLAHGISNAAVALLCDADFAQAAHQAGVGAILNMTLGGRSSPGGPPLPGPYEVLALGSGQLTGTGPFYLGCRMDLGPMTRVRVQGTDLEILVSSRKQQAADQAMFHHLGADPRDYRILVLKSSVHFRADFGALADHILVVQSPGANTADLHALPYTRLRPGVNIL
- a CDS encoding iron-containing alcohol dehydrogenase; the protein is MTNLTVNWNYPTAIKAGPGRIRELPEHCKNLGMRRPLLITDPGLASLSIVADAVQACQDAGLNCGLFAHIKGNPTGQNVVDGVAAFHQGSHDGVIAFGGGSALDAAKAIALMVGQDRPLWDFEDIGDNYTRVKTSGMAPVVAVPTTAGTGSEVGRASVITDDEAHVKRIIFHAHMLPAVVILDAELTTALPARLTAATGMDALSHNLEALCSPMHHPMAVGIGMEGSRLVHAYLKRAVDNGADLEARHHMLVASSMGATAFQRGLGAMHALAHPLGALYDAHHGMLNAILMPYVLKANESVISDTMTRLARYLGLEKPSFSATLDWVLALRESIHIPHSLTEIGIPGDAVGKVGALAVQDGSAATNPIAFTPAQYDAILSDAIQGKL
- a CDS encoding aldehyde dehydrogenase family protein encodes the protein MSELITISPIDGQELLRRPHATDADLDRISHAARHAQTDWARQPLSARIALLEKAIHTVLERSETFARSITEQMGRPISQAPGELRGFAERGRYMLSVAQEALAPLALPAKDNLQRAIEREPVGVVLTIAPWNYPLLTAVNSIIPALAAGNSVILKHSDQTPLCAEQLVQAFTDAGLPAGLFQYIHATHEAIRKLIQSPAIDYVAFTGSVRGGAAVEEASVGRFIGRGLELGGNDPAYVRADADLNQAVETLVDGAFFNSGQSCCGIQRIYVDQSRYQAFVDQAVALTEQYRLGDPLDPHTNLGPVVRQRAAEEIRGAIQQSISLGARNCINPEHFGMARPGSTYLAPSILTQVNHDMPVMNEECFGPVVSIMPVSTDQQALDLMNDCRYGLTAAIFTQDMDAARHLGQQLQTGTVFMNRCDYLDPALAWTGVKNTGHGISLSIYGYHMLTRVKSYHFRAL